The genomic window CGTATTTAAAACTTACAGCTTTTAAAACATCACTATTTTCGATATTTTCTTTTCCATCTCCAAAAAAAGGTTTATTTTTTATTTTTCCAAAATATGAAGTAGGACCGCCAAGTTTAACATTTAAAGCCAATGCAAAAGCTGATATTGGAAGTCCTGCATTAAAACTTTCATGTTTTTTTCCATATTTATAAAACTCTAAAAATGCCTTTTTAGAAAAAAATAGAAGTGATATTATTAAAGCTGTAATTCGTGAGGGAATATAATTTGCCACATCATCAAGTCGGGCACTAAACTTTCCAAACTTCTCATACTTATCATTTCTATATCCAACCATAGAATCAAGAGTGTTAATCGCTTTATATAAATAAGCTCCAACAAGGCCAAAACATAAAAGATAAAAAAGTGGGGCAATTACTCCATCACTTAGATTTTCTGCATAGGTTTCAATACTAGCTTTGTTTATATCACTATTTGAAAGAGTCGAAGTATCACGACTAACTAACATAGAGATTTTATATCTTTTGTCTTCAATGTTCTCATTTGATATTACATCTTTTACAGCATCATAAAGCATTTTTGAAGATAGTGTAAAAGAAGCCAATAATCCTTGAATAAAAACATTATCAATCAAGGCAAAAATAGAGACAATAATATAAACCACAAAAAGCAAAGAAAGAGTTAAAAAAAATCCTCTAAGAATTGAGTCTTTATAAAACCTCTTTTCAAACCAAGAGATATAATCTCCCATAAAAATTATTGGATGTTTAAAATATTTGAATTTTTGGAATTCAGAAAAAATCATATCTATAATATATGCTATCAAAGCTACTTCAAAAAACATGAACTGACAATTTCCCTATCTTTAAATTTTTAATTAGTGATATAATTAATTTAACGCAATAGTAACATTAGTTTATTAAAAGGAGTCAAAATGAAAGTTCTACTTACAGGTTCTACTGGATATATTGGAAGAAGACTGAAAAAAAGATTAATAGAAGATAAAAATATAGATTTAAGACTCTTAGTTAGAAATAAAAGCAGTTTATCAAATGAAGTAAAAGACAATTTAGAGATAGTTCAAGGTGACACTTTTGATTTAGAATCACTTAAAATTGCCCTAAAAGATGTGGATGTAGCCTATTATTTAATTCACTCTTTAAACAAAGATAATTACAGAGATTTGGATAAATTATCTGCTCAAAACTTTTTAGAAGCTGCTGCTTTTTGTAAAGTAAAAAGAGTTATATATCTGGGTGGATTGGGTGTAAAAAATAGTGATACAAGTGAACATCTTTTAAGTCGTATAGAAACGGGAGAAATTTTAAGTTCAAATAAAAATGTTCAAACTATTTGGATTCGAGCAGGAGTTATAATTGGTTCAGGAAGTTCAAGTTTTGAAATTATTAGAAATATAACAGAAAAACTTCCAATAATGACAACTCCAAAATGGGTAACTACAAAAGCACAACCAATTGCCGTTGAAGATGTTTTATCATATCTGCATAACTCAATATATTTAAAAGAAGAAGAAAATTTAATAGTAGATATTGGAAGTGAACAATTAAGTTATAAAAGCATGATGTTAAAAACAGCGAAAGTTTTAGGATTAAAAAGAATTATTATTCCACTTCCTTTTATGTCTATAAACATTTCATCATATTGGTTAAACCTTTTTACTCCTGTTCCTTTTAGTGTGGCAAAAGCTTTGATTGAGGGACTAAAATCAGAAGTTGTAATTCAAAATGACAATGCGAAAAAATATTTCCCCGAGATTACTCCAATTTCTTATGAAGATTCAGTATCAAATGCAATAAAAGAGATAGAAAACGACCAAGTAATAAGTAGATGGAATGACAACTCAAATAATATTTGGGAAAAAGATGCCCAAAATGAAATATCAAAAGCTGTTTTCATTGATAGAAAAGAGATTGATATTTCAAATCTCGATGCCTCAAAAGTTTATCAATCATTTATTGGAATTGGTGGAACAAATGGCTGGTTTGATTTTGATTTCTTATGGGAAATAAGAGGAATAATTGACAAAATGATTGGTGGCGTTGGACTAAAACGAGGAAGAAGAAGCCAATGTGATTTAAGAATTAGTGATTGTTTAGATTTTTGGAAAGTTGTTGATTTAAAACAAAATGAAAGACTTTTATTATTTGCTCAAATGAAACTTCCAGGGATGGCTTGGCTTGAGTTTAAAATCAAAGATAATAAACTAATCCAATCAGCTTACTTTTATCCAAAAGGAGTTTTGGGAAGATTATATTGGTATATTTTAGTTCCCCTACACTATTTTGTATTTAATAACATGATAAAAAGTATAATCAAAAAGGCTAAAAGTCTATAAAATATTTTATTAATTCTTAAAAAAATTGCATATATCTACATCTAAGATTTTTGCAATTTTATATAAGTTTTCAATATTGTAATGTTTATTTTCTAATCCAGCTTCTATTTTCCCGATACTACTTACAGATTTATGTCCCATGCTTAAAGCTAATTCCATCTGAGAGATATTTTTTTCTAATCTATGTTTCTTAACATTCAATGCAATTTTCCTGTAAAACTCATCAACTTCTGCCGTATCTATTTCCGAATATAGTTGCATTTATTCCCCATAGTGAAAGTTTTATCTAAGAATATTACAGATAAAATAATTTTCCTATTCCCTATAGGGAATAAAAAAAATAAATTATTATTGGAGCTAAATATGGATGAAAGATCTATTCTAAATTTTATAAAATTTATTCCTTTCTACTATATATTCTCTTTTATAATGGCCTATATAGGATATTGTTTATATTTTAATGTTGAGTTCAAAAAAGACATCATAATAATCTTATTTTTTTTAATAATTACATTGTCAATTATTACTATGTATATCTCAAAAATAACAAAAATTAAATTCCAAAATTTTAAATTAAATTTATTAAATAATGAAAATAATAAATTAGAAAATATGAAAAATATTCTTGATGAACTTCCTATTATGATTATCTATAAAGATTTAAATGATTTTATACTAACAGTGAATAAAGAGGCCTTAACACAGCTCTCTATATCTTTAGAAAATATTATTAACAAACCAGCAAAAGAAATTTTTCCAATTAGTTTTCAAAAACAATATAATGACGATTTAGAAATAATTAAAACTAAAAAAGGTAAATTTAATCTTATTGAAAAATTAATTATAAATAATAAAGTATTAATGGTAAAAACTTCAAGAGTTCCCATTTTTGATGAATATAACAATGTAAAAAATATCATAATATTTATGATTGACATAACAAAAAAGATAAAACTAGAAAATGAAGAAATAAAAAAAAATAAACTTTTATATCAACAGAGTAAAATGGCTTCACTTGGTCAAATTATTGGAGATATAACTCATCAATGGAGACAAACTCTTTCCATTTTATCTACTGCTTCAACAGGAATTAAACTCAAAAAAGAAATGGGAATATTAGAAGATTCAGAGCTAATATCTACAATGGATTTAATAAATAAATCTACTCAAAATTTATCTAATACAATTGATGATTTTAGGAATTTTCTAAATCCATCAAACAGCAAAACAAAAAAGTTTAATATTAAACAAACAGTTGAGCAAACTTTAAAAATTTTAAATGTTCAATTTCTTTCAAAAAATATTAGAATAATAAAAAATATAGATGATATTGAAATAGTTTCATTAGAAGATCAACTGATTTTAGTTTTTATTAATATCTTAAACAATGCAATAGATGCTTTAGCAAATCTTGATTCTTCAATAAAAAAACTCATTCTTATTAATTGTTATAAAAAGAATAATTATTTAATAATTGAAATACAAGATAATGCAAATGGTATAGATGAATCAATAATTGATGAAATCTTTGAACTTTACTTTTCAACAAAAACTCTAACTCTTGATTCGGGAATTGGTTTATACATAACAATGATGTTAATAACAAATATCCTAAATGGAGAAATATATGCTAAAAATGAGAAATTCACATATGAAGAGACTGAATATTACGGCGCAAAATTTACAATAATGCTACAAGAGAAGGCATTAAGCCTTTAACTTATACTTTTTAGAATATATTCCACATCTAGTTTTTCTTTTAGTGTTCCTATAAAATTATCAACAGTTTGTTTTTTGTACTCTTGAAAATCAAAACCTACATAATCAGCTTTTATTAATTTAAAATATTTTGTTCTAAATTCATTGTTATCAAAAATTTGATGTACAAAAGTTCCTTTGAAATTTTGTTTTTCAAAAGATAAAGGATAATTTTTACACATTCCGTGGTGTATTTCAAAACCTTCTATTTTTTCACCAAATAAATCATAAGTTTTTTTCTCTAAGATTTTCTCTTTTTCAAAAACAATTACATCATCAATTAAAGCAAAACCGTCTTCTTTGATGGCTTCTTCATTTTCCAAAGAGTATTTATCTTCAAGATTTTCAAACATCATTTCATATCCGCCACAAATGGCACAAATATCTTTTTTATAGTTTTGTATTTGAGAAAAAAGTCCAGTTTCTTTTAACCATTTTAAGTCTTTAATTACAAGCTTACTTCCTGGCAAAATCACTAAATCAAACTTTTCAAGTGAAATGTTGGAACTCACAAACTCCACAAAAACCTCATCATCTGCAATCAAAGGCTCAAAATCATTGTAATTACTCATATATGGATATGCAATCACTGCAATATCTAGTTTTTTATTTCGTGGTTGTTGAACAAAGTTTGTCAAAGATGCACTATCTTCAAAGCCTAAATTAAAAGGTAAATATGGCAAAACTCCCAAAACTGGGATTTTAAAATCCTCTTCTATGATTCTAATTCCCTCATCAAAAAGTGTTAAATCACCTCTAAATTTATTTACAATCACACCTATTACATTTTTTCGTAAATGCTCTGGCAAAAGATTATAAACTCCCCAAATAGAAGCAAAAACTCCACCTTTTTCTATGTCTGCCACTAAAATGATTTTTGTGTTGTATTCAGTAGCTATAAAAATATTAGATAAATCCTTATCCATTAGATTTAGCTCAACAGGACTTCCTGCACCCTCACAAACAACACAATCATACTTTGCATCCAAATAATCAAAACATCTCTTTACAGCTGGTTTTAGTAAGTCTAAATCCCTATAATATTCCCTAACATCTTTGTTTGTAACAACTTTTCCCTCAACGATAAGTGAAGCAGAACTTCCTCGACCAGATTTTAGTAAAACTGGATTTAGATGATATGAAGTTTGTACGCCCAAAACTTCAGCTTGAAAATACTGAGCAATAGCAATCTCACTTCCATCATCACAAACATGAGAATTATTTGATACATTTTGAGCTTTAAAAGGGGCAACGCTATATCCCAAATCTTGAAGGATTTTTGCTATAACAAAAGTTATAGTTGATTTTCCAGCATCACTACTTGTACCAAAAATTGAGATGTTATTTAATTTATTCATTAATCATTTTCTTCCATTATTTATTATTTATACAGTCATTTCAATTATTTTTTCAAATCTTATCGTTATAATTCTAAAGCTAAGTATATGTATTAATACTTAAAATAAAGAATATCAAATGAAAAAACTAATAAAAAGCTTTAGCATAAAATCTGTTTATATTATAATTTTTACTTCTTTAATTTCATGGGCATTTTTTGCTTATTGTACAATGAGCAATCAAATTCACAATCAAGAGATTTATGCAGAAATTATAAACCTAAGTGGTAAACAAAGAATGCTTTCTCAAAAAACTGCACTTATTACAAAAAGATATTATGAATCAAAAGATGAAAATTTAAAAAACCATTTAATAGAATTAATTGCTTTAATGTCAAAAGAACACTCTTATATCATTGAACATTTAACATCTAAGGAAATCAAAAATATATATTTTTCAAAAGAAGATAATTTAAATGAAAAAGTAGAAAATTATCTAAAGTTAGTTACTTCTTTTTATAAAACAAATAATTCAGATTTATTAAAACAAATAGAACTTAACTCTTTTGAACTCTTACCTTTTTTGGATAAAGCTGTTTTAGCTTTTCAGATGGAAAGTGATAAAAAAACGGCTGAACTGTTAAAAAGAGAACAACTAATATTGTTTGGTACACTTTTAACTTTGTTATGTGAAGCTTTATTTATTGTAATTCCCTCAATAAGAAAAGCAGAACAAAAAGAAAAAGAGTTATTAGAACTAAATAGTTCACTTACTATAAAAATAGAAGATGCAATAAAAGAGAATTTAGAAAAAGAAAAAGTAATTCAACAACAATTTCACTTTGCTCAAATGGAAGAAATGATAATAAATGTTTCACATCAATGGAGACAACCTTTATGTATTATTTCAACCATTGCAAGTAGTATTCAAATTGAAAATGAATTAAGTAAAAATGTAAATAAAGATTTATCTGAAAAAACCAATATTATTATGTCTAAAGTAGATTATCTATCAAATACTATAAATAACTTTGATGAGTTTGTAAATATTGATAATATTTTAGAAAATATTGATATTGTGAAAAATATCGAAAGAACACTTTTTATATTAAATTCGAGTTTCACTGAAAATAAAATCACTATTAAAAAAGAGTTCCCAAAAGAGAGTATTTTTTTAGTTGGAAATAATTCAAAACTATCACAAGCACTCTTAAGTATATTAAATAATTCAAGAGATTTTTTGCTTAGTAATGCAATAGAAAATAAACAAATATCTATAAAAGCTTACAAAAAAAATAGTTTTGCCTATATTGAAATCGAAGATAATGCAGGTGGAATAAAAGAAGAAGATTTAAAAAAAGTTTTTGATATATATTACACAACAAAACACCAAAGCCAAGGAACTGGACTTGGATTGTATATTACTTACTATATCATCAAAAACTATTTTAAAGGAATAATAAAAGTTGAAAATACGCAGTTTGGAGCAAGGTTTATTATTGAACTACCTTTGACTTAGCTTGTGGATTTAGATGTTATTCATTTATTAGGATTCCTGTTTCTATGAAGTTGTTGATTTTGTTTAATTCTCTTTTTGATACATTTTCATCAAAACTAAACATTGTTGCAAAATTAATTGCATATATATTAGAATGATTTTCATTAATGAACTTAATGCTATTATCAATAACACTTTGATTATAAATTTCTTTTCTTACTTGAGATACTTCATCTATAAGTCTTTTTATTATTGATTTTTTAGAACAAGCTATATCCATTGTATCGTTGAAAAGTTTTATGAATTTAGCATCATTTTCCATATTCTTTATACAATATCTTTTTATATCTAAATTATCATAAACCACTCTTTCTTGCTTGATGCTAGATGTTACTATCTTATGATATAAAATAAAATTAATATTCACCAAAATCAAACATCTCAAAATATTATCATTTATCTCTTGTTTTTTATCACACCACTCAACTAAATTATCCAAAACTTGAATATAAATTCTTGCATTTAATTCTTGTGTGTCTTCAATAATTTTTAAAATGATTTTTACATATTTTCTTAGTTTTGAATATTTAA from Arcobacter venerupis includes these protein-coding regions:
- a CDS encoding SDR family oxidoreductase, with the protein product MKVLLTGSTGYIGRRLKKRLIEDKNIDLRLLVRNKSSLSNEVKDNLEIVQGDTFDLESLKIALKDVDVAYYLIHSLNKDNYRDLDKLSAQNFLEAAAFCKVKRVIYLGGLGVKNSDTSEHLLSRIETGEILSSNKNVQTIWIRAGVIIGSGSSSFEIIRNITEKLPIMTTPKWVTTKAQPIAVEDVLSYLHNSIYLKEEENLIVDIGSEQLSYKSMMLKTAKVLGLKRIIIPLPFMSINISSYWLNLFTPVPFSVAKALIEGLKSEVVIQNDNAKKYFPEITPISYEDSVSNAIKEIENDQVISRWNDNSNNIWEKDAQNEISKAVFIDRKEIDISNLDASKVYQSFIGIGGTNGWFDFDFLWEIRGIIDKMIGGVGLKRGRRSQCDLRISDCLDFWKVVDLKQNERLLLFAQMKLPGMAWLEFKIKDNKLIQSAYFYPKGVLGRLYWYILVPLHYFVFNNMIKSIIKKAKSL
- the cbiB gene encoding adenosylcobinamide-phosphate synthase CbiB is translated as MFFEVALIAYIIDMIFSEFQKFKYFKHPIIFMGDYISWFEKRFYKDSILRGFFLTLSLLFVVYIIVSIFALIDNVFIQGLLASFTLSSKMLYDAVKDVISNENIEDKRYKISMLVSRDTSTLSNSDINKASIETYAENLSDGVIAPLFYLLCFGLVGAYLYKAINTLDSMVGYRNDKYEKFGKFSARLDDVANYIPSRITALIISLLFFSKKAFLEFYKYGKKHESFNAGLPISAFALALNVKLGGPTSYFGKIKNKPFFGDGKENIENSDVLKAVSFKYALDIFIIIVLILGVL
- a CDS encoding PAS domain-containing sensor histidine kinase encodes the protein MDERSILNFIKFIPFYYIFSFIMAYIGYCLYFNVEFKKDIIIILFFLIITLSIITMYISKITKIKFQNFKLNLLNNENNKLENMKNILDELPIMIIYKDLNDFILTVNKEALTQLSISLENIINKPAKEIFPISFQKQYNDDLEIIKTKKGKFNLIEKLIINNKVLMVKTSRVPIFDEYNNVKNIIIFMIDITKKIKLENEEIKKNKLLYQQSKMASLGQIIGDITHQWRQTLSILSTASTGIKLKKEMGILEDSELISTMDLINKSTQNLSNTIDDFRNFLNPSNSKTKKFNIKQTVEQTLKILNVQFLSKNIRIIKNIDDIEIVSLEDQLILVFINILNNAIDALANLDSSIKKLILINCYKKNNYLIIEIQDNANGIDESIIDEIFELYFSTKTLTLDSGIGLYITMMLITNILNGEIYAKNEKFTYEETEYYGAKFTIMLQEKALSL
- a CDS encoding ATP-binding protein, whose protein sequence is MKKLIKSFSIKSVYIIIFTSLISWAFFAYCTMSNQIHNQEIYAEIINLSGKQRMLSQKTALITKRYYESKDENLKNHLIELIALMSKEHSYIIEHLTSKEIKNIYFSKEDNLNEKVENYLKLVTSFYKTNNSDLLKQIELNSFELLPFLDKAVLAFQMESDKKTAELLKREQLILFGTLLTLLCEALFIVIPSIRKAEQKEKELLELNSSLTIKIEDAIKENLEKEKVIQQQFHFAQMEEMIINVSHQWRQPLCIISTIASSIQIENELSKNVNKDLSEKTNIIMSKVDYLSNTINNFDEFVNIDNILENIDIVKNIERTLFILNSSFTENKITIKKEFPKESIFLVGNNSKLSQALLSILNNSRDFLLSNAIENKQISIKAYKKNSFAYIEIEDNAGGIKEEDLKKVFDIYYTTKHQSQGTGLGLYITYYIIKNYFKGIIKVENTQFGARFIIELPLT
- a CDS encoding cobyric acid synthase is translated as MNKLNNISIFGTSSDAGKSTITFVIAKILQDLGYSVAPFKAQNVSNNSHVCDDGSEIAIAQYFQAEVLGVQTSYHLNPVLLKSGRGSSASLIVEGKVVTNKDVREYYRDLDLLKPAVKRCFDYLDAKYDCVVCEGAGSPVELNLMDKDLSNIFIATEYNTKIILVADIEKGGVFASIWGVYNLLPEHLRKNVIGVIVNKFRGDLTLFDEGIRIIEEDFKIPVLGVLPYLPFNLGFEDSASLTNFVQQPRNKKLDIAVIAYPYMSNYNDFEPLIADDEVFVEFVSSNISLEKFDLVILPGSKLVIKDLKWLKETGLFSQIQNYKKDICAICGGYEMMFENLEDKYSLENEEAIKEDGFALIDDVIVFEKEKILEKKTYDLFGEKIEGFEIHHGMCKNYPLSFEKQNFKGTFVHQIFDNNEFRTKYFKLIKADYVGFDFQEYKKQTVDNFIGTLKEKLDVEYILKSIS
- a CDS encoding helix-turn-helix domain-containing protein → MQLYSEIDTAEVDEFYRKIALNVKKHRLEKNISQMELALSMGHKSVSSIGKIEAGLENKHYNIENLYKIAKILDVDICNFFKN